The Halomicrobium zhouii genomic sequence GCGACCGGGGGCTTTCGTGCTGTTCTTGGTAACGTCTACTGCTCCGGCGGTAGCGGTCACTCCAACACACGGGACCGACACGCTTTCACGGGCACCGCGACCACCACAAGCCATGTTCGAGACGTTCGAGGTGATTCCGGCGGTGGACATGCAGGACGGGCAGGTCGTCCAGCTCGTCGGGGGCGAGCGCGGGACCGGGAAGACGTACGGCGACCCCGTCGAGGCCGCCGAGCGGTGGGTCGCGGCGGGCGCCGAGACGCTCCACCTGGTCGACCTCGACGGAGCGTTCGAGGGGGAGCGACAGAACGCCGACGCCATCGACGCCGTGCTCGACGCGGTCGACGTGGACGTCCAGCTTGGTGGAGGGATTCGCACTGCCGAGGACGCCGTTTCGCTGCTCGACCGCGGCGTCGACCGCGTCATCCTCGGGACGGCAGCGGTCGAGGAGCCGGACCTCGTGGCCGAGATCAGCGACGAGCACCCCGGCAGCGTCGTCGTCAGTCTGGACGCGAAGGACGGGGAAGTCGTCGTCTCGGGGTGGACCGAGGGGACCGGACTCGACCCCGCCGAGGCCGCCGCGCGGTACGAGGACCTGGGCGCCGGTGCCATCCTGTTCACGGACGTCGACGTCGAGGGGCAGCTGGAGGGAGTCCGGACCGAGCCGGTCAGGGACGTCGTCGACGCGGTGGAGATTCCAGTGATCGCCAGCGGCGGCGTCGCGACGGTCGACGACGTCGTGGCGCTGCGGGACGCCGGTGCCGGCGCGGTCGTCGTCGGGAGCGCGCTGTACGAGGGACGCTTCTCACTGGCGGACGCGCGCGACGCGCTGTAGAGCCGCCGTAGTCGTGCAGGGTGGGGCCGCCGCAGTCGGGCGCTTCGGCCCGGCTGACTGACTAGTCAGTGAGGATCTCGAAACGCTTTTGCCGACCGGTACGCAGGAACGGGCATGACCGCACAGATAGCCCCTGCTGGCCGGCGCGTGGGACCGTCGGCGTCGTGGGAGGGTGGGGCGTGACGCGGTCGGACGACCGGGCCGATACGTCGTCGTCGGACGAGCCGTCGTCGGACGAGCCGTCGTCGGCCGATGCGTCGTCGGAGTCTTCGTCGGCTGTTCCGTCGGATGGCTCGCCTGCCGACGACGGGCCGGCCAGCGACGTCGGGTCGAACAGGCGGCTCTGGACGCTCGCGATCTTCGCGGCGATGGTGCTGGCCGGCATCGCGATGATGGCCCGCGGTCCGGTCATCGTCGAACTCGGCGAGACGTTCGACGCGCCGGAGTGGCAACTCGGCCTCATCGCGCCCGCCGGGACCGCCGGCTACCTCGTCGTCATCGCGTTCGTCGGCTTCGGCGCCGGCCACCTCGACGCCCAGCGCTTCGTCACGCTCGGGCTCGTGGGGAGCGCCCTCGCCTTGCTGGCGATGGCGATCGCTCCCATGCTCGCCGTCTTCCTGCTGGCCGTCCTCGTCCGCGGGACGATGAACGGCGTCGTCCGCGGGCTCAACCGGCCGCTGCTGAGCCACTTCTACCCCGACAGTCGCGGGCGGGTGTACGGCTACTACGACATGGCGTGGGCCGCCGGCGCCGTCGTCGGCCCGCTGCTGGTCATCGTCGCCGTCGCCCTCCTCGACTGGCGGCTCACCTACTACGCGCTGGCCGCCGGCATGGGCGCGCTCGCCCTGCTGGTCTGGCGCCTCGACGCGCCCGCCGTCGAGTCCTCCGAGGAACCGATCGACCGCGCGGAGGTCGCCCAGCTCCTCCGCCGGCCGGAGGTCGTCGGCATGGCCGCGGCGATGTTCTTCGGCACCGGCGTCGAGGGCGGCCTGTTCATCTGGCTGCCCACCTACGCCAGCGGCGAACTCCCCTCCCACCTGGCGAGCATCACGCTCTCTGTGATGATCGCCGGCTACGTCCCCGCACGATTCGTCTACGGCCGCGTCGCCGACCGCATCGGGTACCTTCGACTCCTGCTTCCCATCCTCGTCGGCCTCGTCCCGCTGTTCTACGTCACGTTCGCCTACGCCGAGGGACTGTGGATACTCGCCTGCGTCGCCGCCATCGGCGCCGGCATCGGCGGCATCTTCCCGCTCCTGATCAGCTACGCGACGGAGGCGGTGCCCCACCACAGCGGCCCCGTCACCGCCATCGCCGCCGTCTCCTCCTCGCTCGGCGTCGGCTCCGTGCCGGCCCTGATGGGCGTCGTCATCAGCGGCTCCGACGCCACACTCGCGATGCAACTCCTGCTCGTCCCGCTCGGGCTGGCCCTCGTCGTCCTCGTCGCGGCCCGCGTCGCCGAACGCCGCCGGGAGGCGATCGCGAGCCCCGACGCCTGATTACCACGACGTCGACGTCCCGGACCGGACGACCCGGGGGAGCACCATCGCCCACGCGCCGACGGTGACCAGCACCGCGCCGACGATATCGGGCTCCAGCGTCACGTAGAAGAAAAACCCCGACGCCATCAGCAACGCTCCACCCACCTCCGTCTCGTAGTTCACGTCCACTCGTGGCCGAAAATCGGGCATAAACCCCCAGCAGACGCCCCGATGACGAGTGTCTGACGATGAGATGGTTACTATACGAACTGACCAGTTGGGAGTGACTTGACCGCAAACACTTCGA encodes the following:
- the hisA gene encoding 1-(5-phosphoribosyl)-5-[(5-phosphoribosylamino)methylideneamino]imidazole-4-carboxamide isomerase — encoded protein: MFETFEVIPAVDMQDGQVVQLVGGERGTGKTYGDPVEAAERWVAAGAETLHLVDLDGAFEGERQNADAIDAVLDAVDVDVQLGGGIRTAEDAVSLLDRGVDRVILGTAAVEEPDLVAEISDEHPGSVVVSLDAKDGEVVVSGWTEGTGLDPAEAAARYEDLGAGAILFTDVDVEGQLEGVRTEPVRDVVDAVEIPVIASGGVATVDDVVALRDAGAGAVVVGSALYEGRFSLADARDAL
- a CDS encoding MFS transporter, whose protein sequence is MTRSDDRADTSSSDEPSSDEPSSADASSESSSAVPSDGSPADDGPASDVGSNRRLWTLAIFAAMVLAGIAMMARGPVIVELGETFDAPEWQLGLIAPAGTAGYLVVIAFVGFGAGHLDAQRFVTLGLVGSALALLAMAIAPMLAVFLLAVLVRGTMNGVVRGLNRPLLSHFYPDSRGRVYGYYDMAWAAGAVVGPLLVIVAVALLDWRLTYYALAAGMGALALLVWRLDAPAVESSEEPIDRAEVAQLLRRPEVVGMAAAMFFGTGVEGGLFIWLPTYASGELPSHLASITLSVMIAGYVPARFVYGRVADRIGYLRLLLPILVGLVPLFYVTFAYAEGLWILACVAAIGAGIGGIFPLLISYATEAVPHHSGPVTAIAAVSSSLGVGSVPALMGVVISGSDATLAMQLLLVPLGLALVVLVAARVAERRREAIASPDA